A genomic window from Microbacterium sp. H1-D42 includes:
- a CDS encoding LysR family transcriptional regulator ArgP, with amino-acid sequence MKIDAQLASTVAAVIDEGSFDAAARRLHITPSAVSQRIKAIEQQLGRVVVVRSRPVMATEAGEALVRLARQVALLEHDTAAAFGLGQDGETAPRIRVPLAVNADSMATWFLEPIARVAREHDIDVDLHRDDQNYTARLLESGQVMAAVTSEAEPVGGSAVTPLGIFEYRPMATAEYVQRWFPDGVTVDALQLAPFVDFDRRDTLQHDWLRDRGVDPWAVPRHYVPASYDFAQAVRLGLGWALIPIVQGLEGLIDLGGPSTRVPLYWQQWNLRSPLLDAIAAEVAAEARAVLAPQ; translated from the coding sequence GTGAAGATCGACGCACAACTGGCATCCACCGTCGCCGCCGTGATCGACGAGGGCAGCTTCGACGCCGCCGCGCGGCGTCTGCACATCACTCCCTCCGCGGTGAGCCAGCGCATCAAGGCGATCGAGCAGCAGCTCGGGCGCGTGGTCGTCGTGCGCTCACGACCGGTGATGGCGACCGAAGCGGGTGAGGCGCTGGTTCGGCTGGCGAGGCAGGTGGCGCTGCTCGAGCATGACACCGCCGCGGCGTTCGGCCTCGGGCAGGACGGCGAGACGGCCCCGCGCATCCGCGTGCCGCTGGCCGTCAACGCCGACTCGATGGCGACGTGGTTCCTCGAACCGATCGCCCGCGTCGCCCGCGAGCACGACATCGACGTCGACCTGCATCGTGACGATCAGAATTACACGGCCCGCCTGCTGGAATCAGGGCAGGTGATGGCGGCGGTGACAAGTGAGGCCGAGCCGGTCGGCGGCAGCGCGGTCACCCCGCTCGGCATATTCGAGTACCGGCCCATGGCGACGGCCGAGTACGTGCAGCGCTGGTTTCCCGACGGCGTCACGGTCGACGCTCTGCAGCTGGCGCCGTTCGTCGACTTCGACCGCCGCGACACCCTGCAGCACGACTGGCTGCGGGATCGGGGCGTCGACCCCTGGGCGGTGCCACGACACTACGTGCCGGCGTCCTACGACTTCGCGCAGGCCGTGCGGCTCGGGCTCGGCTGGGCGCTGATCCCGATCGTGCAGGGACTCGAGGGCCTCATCGACCTCGGCGGCCCGTCGACGAGGGTGCCGCTGTACTGGCAGCAGTGGAACCTGCGCTCGCCTCTGCTGGACGCGATCGCCGCTGAGGTGGCTGCGGAGGCGCGCGCGGTGCTCGCGCCCCAGTGA
- a CDS encoding YqaJ viral recombinase family protein: MTPELEARIVADSRDRVAWLRARARGITATDVAGLSGESSIGRAADAKLGAGPRFGGNAYTDHGRRREPEIAAWVAATHGILPSSALFRAEVEQRHLATPDGIGTDPSGVVLLAEIKTTNKSWRTIPRTYLRQVWWQQHVLGAERTLFVWEEHDDFQPIHDEPRSVWIERDDKEIDQLVGLATRLIDELYRRTTGQAPPKRAALPPSRRDSLRERDMFRALALSD; this comes from the coding sequence GTGACCCCGGAACTTGAAGCCCGTATCGTCGCGGACTCCCGCGACAGGGTCGCCTGGCTCCGCGCGCGGGCAAGAGGGATCACCGCGACCGACGTCGCCGGTCTCTCCGGGGAGTCCTCGATCGGGCGAGCAGCGGACGCGAAGCTCGGAGCAGGCCCCCGCTTCGGCGGCAATGCGTACACGGATCACGGGCGACGCCGCGAGCCCGAGATCGCCGCATGGGTCGCCGCGACCCATGGCATCCTCCCCTCGTCCGCCCTGTTCCGCGCCGAGGTCGAACAGCGCCACCTCGCCACCCCGGACGGCATCGGCACAGACCCAAGCGGCGTGGTGCTGCTGGCCGAGATCAAGACCACGAACAAGTCCTGGCGGACGATCCCGCGCACCTACCTTCGCCAGGTGTGGTGGCAGCAGCACGTGCTCGGCGCCGAGCGCACGCTTTTCGTCTGGGAGGAGCACGACGACTTCCAGCCGATCCACGACGAGCCCCGCTCGGTCTGGATCGAACGCGACGACAAGGAGATCGATCAGCTCGTCGGCCTCGCCACGCGCTTGATCGACGAGCTGTACCGACGCACCACCGGACAAGCCCCGCCGAAGCGCGCAGCGCTGCCGCCGAGCCGACGCGATTCGCTGCGCGAGCGTGACATGTTCCGCGCGCTCGCCCTCTCGGACTGA
- a CDS encoding extracellular solute-binding protein has product MALSQRYRLLAPLALVGAAAIALSGCAEAAPEGGGGTEGQTVRISGGITGSEATDLNKSFDQFTKDTGIKVEYTGDKGFEGNIVTKVTGGDAPDIAVVPQPGLLKTLVETGEVQAAPEGVEKAVDENWSADWKNYGTFDDTFYAAPMLANLKGYIWYRPADFKEWGVEVPKTWDDMIALTDTIREKTGETPWCAGFASGDASGWPGTDWIEDLVLRQSGPEVYDKWVSGDVKFTDPEIKGAFDSVGSILLNPEYVNAGFGDVKSINSTAFGDVAAKVADGTCALTHQASFLSANFLDVKDENGKTPEVAPDGDVYAFIMPGMDEGALQVEGGGEFVAGFNDNEATVKVLEFMASPEFADARVELGGVISANKKADPSLASSEFLQEAMGIMQDDATVFRFDASDLMPSTVGSGSFWKGMVDWVDGKSTDEVLSNIQAGYEN; this is encoded by the coding sequence ATGGCTCTGTCACAGCGATACCGCCTGCTTGCTCCCCTCGCTCTGGTCGGCGCGGCGGCAATCGCCCTGTCCGGCTGTGCGGAGGCAGCACCCGAAGGCGGAGGGGGAACCGAAGGCCAGACCGTCCGCATCTCCGGAGGCATCACCGGCAGCGAGGCCACGGACCTGAACAAGTCGTTCGACCAGTTCACCAAGGACACCGGCATCAAGGTCGAGTACACCGGAGACAAGGGCTTCGAGGGCAACATCGTCACGAAGGTGACCGGTGGTGACGCTCCCGACATCGCGGTCGTCCCGCAGCCGGGTCTGCTGAAGACCCTCGTCGAGACGGGTGAGGTCCAGGCGGCACCCGAGGGCGTCGAGAAGGCCGTCGATGAGAACTGGTCCGCGGACTGGAAGAACTACGGCACCTTCGACGACACCTTCTACGCCGCACCGATGCTGGCGAACCTGAAGGGCTACATCTGGTACCGGCCGGCCGACTTCAAGGAGTGGGGCGTCGAGGTTCCCAAGACGTGGGACGACATGATCGCCCTCACCGACACGATCCGCGAGAAGACCGGCGAGACCCCGTGGTGCGCCGGATTCGCGTCCGGTGACGCATCCGGATGGCCGGGCACGGACTGGATCGAGGACCTCGTTCTTCGTCAGTCGGGCCCAGAGGTCTACGACAAGTGGGTGTCCGGTGACGTGAAGTTCACCGACCCCGAGATCAAGGGCGCGTTCGACTCGGTCGGCTCGATCCTGCTGAACCCGGAGTACGTCAACGCCGGCTTCGGCGACGTGAAGAGCATCAACTCGACCGCGTTCGGCGACGTCGCCGCGAAGGTCGCCGATGGCACCTGCGCGCTGACGCACCAGGCATCGTTCCTGTCGGCGAACTTCCTCGATGTCAAGGATGAGAACGGCAAGACGCCCGAGGTCGCACCTGACGGCGATGTCTACGCGTTCATCATGCCCGGCATGGACGAGGGCGCGCTGCAGGTCGAGGGTGGCGGCGAGTTCGTCGCCGGCTTCAACGACAACGAGGCCACCGTCAAGGTGCTCGAGTTCATGGCATCCCCGGAGTTCGCGGATGCTCGTGTCGAGCTCGGCGGCGTGATCTCGGCCAACAAGAAGGCCGACCCGAGCCTCGCCTCGAGCGAGTTCCTTCAGGAGGCCATGGGAATCATGCAGGACGACGCGACGGTCTTCCGTTTCGACGCCTCTGACCTGATGCCTTCCACCGTCGGTTCGGGCTCGTTCTGGAAGGGAATGGTCGACTGGGTCGACGGCAAGTCCACCGATGAGGTGCTGTCGAACATCCAGGCAGGTTACGAGAACTAG
- a CDS encoding carbohydrate ABC transporter permease — MSATQALVNDNRTKRQVARDTRRNEAIAHKKLTSKGATIAAVIIAVFWTIPTFGLFVTSFRPGADTQTTGWWTAFANPEFTLENYVEALTSGGTSTTLAAAFVNSLAITIPATIIPITLASLAAYAFAWIDFKGRNMLFVFVFALQIVPLQMALVPLLSLFSNGLTINDVAIFPGFGLNNVEYSFARVWIAHAIFALPLATFMLHNFISELPGDIIEAARVDGAGHGQVFFRIVLPLAMPAIASFGIFQFLWVWNDLLVATIFASPGALPITQALNSLSGTWGNKWFLQSAGTFISIIVPLIVFFALQRFFVRGLLAGATKG, encoded by the coding sequence ATGAGCGCCACCCAAGCCCTGGTCAACGACAACCGCACCAAGCGGCAGGTCGCGCGCGACACTCGACGCAATGAGGCGATCGCGCACAAGAAGCTCACCTCGAAGGGGGCGACGATCGCTGCGGTGATCATCGCGGTGTTCTGGACGATTCCGACCTTCGGTCTGTTCGTCACCTCGTTCCGCCCCGGCGCCGACACGCAGACCACAGGCTGGTGGACGGCGTTCGCGAACCCCGAGTTCACGCTCGAGAACTACGTCGAGGCGCTCACCTCGGGTGGCACCTCGACCACGCTGGCCGCCGCGTTCGTGAACTCGCTGGCGATCACGATCCCGGCGACGATCATCCCGATCACCCTGGCCTCGCTCGCCGCGTACGCGTTCGCGTGGATCGACTTCAAGGGGCGGAACATGCTGTTCGTGTTCGTCTTCGCCCTTCAGATCGTGCCGCTGCAGATGGCGCTCGTGCCGCTGCTGAGCCTGTTCTCGAACGGGCTGACGATCAACGACGTCGCGATCTTCCCCGGCTTCGGGCTGAACAACGTGGAGTACAGCTTCGCCAGGGTGTGGATCGCGCACGCGATCTTCGCGCTGCCGCTGGCGACGTTCATGCTGCACAACTTCATCTCGGAGCTGCCTGGCGACATCATCGAGGCGGCCCGCGTGGACGGCGCCGGGCACGGCCAGGTGTTCTTCCGCATCGTGCTGCCGCTGGCGATGCCCGCCATCGCCTCTTTCGGCATCTTCCAGTTCCTCTGGGTGTGGAACGACCTGCTGGTGGCGACCATCTTCGCCTCGCCAGGAGCGCTGCCGATCACGCAGGCGCTCAACTCGCTGTCCGGTACCTGGGGCAACAAGTGGTTCCTGCAGTCGGCGGGTACGTTCATCTCGATCATCGTGCCGCTGATCGTGTTCTTCGCACTGCAGCGGTTCTTCGTGCGCGGCCTGCTGGCCGGCGCGACGAAGGGCTGA
- a CDS encoding phosphatase PAP2 family protein has protein sequence MTRRSLLITGTALLAAAIVLGILIVTIPAGATNAFDEGWNAMMAQIREPWMLTIAYFMNRVGGGWIAILVVPLATVGALLLSRRPREAVYALAAFTASALLTQLIKQIFGRARPDDMLVASDFGSFPSGHTANAATIAVVLWLIFPRVWMAIIGALWVVLMALSRTILSVHWLTDTVGGALVGASAALLVGGMLLGFASLGWSDPPAASLRSERAEDPPLP, from the coding sequence ATGACACGACGATCGCTGCTGATCACCGGAACGGCCCTGCTCGCTGCGGCCATCGTCCTCGGCATCCTCATCGTGACGATCCCGGCGGGAGCCACGAACGCCTTCGACGAGGGCTGGAACGCGATGATGGCGCAGATCCGCGAACCGTGGATGCTGACGATCGCCTACTTCATGAACAGGGTCGGCGGCGGGTGGATCGCGATCCTCGTCGTGCCGCTGGCAACGGTCGGCGCGCTCCTGCTGTCGCGCCGCCCGCGCGAGGCGGTCTACGCGCTCGCGGCGTTCACCGCAAGCGCCCTGCTCACGCAGCTGATCAAGCAGATCTTCGGGCGAGCCCGCCCGGACGACATGCTCGTGGCATCCGACTTCGGTTCATTCCCGTCGGGGCATACGGCCAACGCGGCGACGATCGCCGTCGTGCTCTGGCTGATCTTCCCCCGGGTGTGGATGGCGATCATTGGTGCGCTCTGGGTGGTCCTGATGGCCCTGTCGCGCACGATTCTCTCGGTGCACTGGCTCACCGACACCGTCGGCGGCGCGCTGGTGGGCGCCTCGGCGGCGCTGCTGGTTGGCGGGATGCTGCTGGGCTTCGCCTCGCTAGGCTGGTCAGACCCGCCCGCCGCATCGCTGAGGAGTGAACGTGCCGAAGATCCGCCCCTACCGTGA
- a CDS encoding GNAT family N-acetyltransferase: MPKIRPYRDADRDALYEICVKTADAGADATGIFTDDRLWGDIWAVPYVVRDPDLAWVVESDDGRAIGYIVATDDTDAFEQWFREKWWPTKVSEYPVSGAAEPTRQDTTIGYASRRAPGTEKHAAEYPAHLHIDLLPETQGLGLGRQLIATLFAELRARGVAGLHLGMNPSNTGAGAFYERIGMHRLESGPDSTMYGMKFD; this comes from the coding sequence GTGCCGAAGATCCGCCCCTACCGTGACGCCGACCGGGACGCCCTGTACGAGATCTGTGTGAAGACGGCGGATGCTGGAGCAGACGCGACCGGCATCTTCACCGACGACCGACTGTGGGGCGACATCTGGGCCGTGCCGTACGTGGTGCGCGACCCCGATCTGGCGTGGGTGGTCGAGTCGGATGACGGCCGCGCTATCGGGTACATCGTCGCCACCGACGACACGGACGCCTTCGAGCAGTGGTTCCGCGAGAAGTGGTGGCCGACCAAGGTGAGCGAGTACCCGGTGTCGGGTGCTGCGGAGCCCACCAGGCAGGACACCACGATCGGCTATGCCAGTCGCCGCGCGCCCGGCACCGAGAAGCACGCAGCCGAGTACCCGGCGCACCTGCACATCGACCTGCTGCCCGAGACCCAGGGGCTCGGGCTGGGGCGCCAGCTGATCGCGACGCTGTTCGCCGAGCTGCGCGCTCGTGGAGTGGCTGGTCTGCACCTCGGCATGAACCCGAGCAACACCGGGGCCGGCGCGTTCTACGAGCGCATCGGCATGCATCGCCTGGAGTCCGGACCGGACTCGACGATGTACGGCATGAAGTTCGACTGA
- the rplJ gene encoding 50S ribosomal protein L10: MAQKDATVAELTKSFESSNAVLLTEYRGLTVAQLKELRNNIRQDAEYAVVKNTLTKIAANNAGITTLDDGLKGPSAVAFVHGDFVATAKAMRDFAKANPLLVIKGGVFEGKTLDADEVNKYASLESREVLLAKAAGMMKATMGKAAATIDALREKLETAEAA, encoded by the coding sequence ATGGCGCAGAAGGATGCAACGGTTGCCGAGCTCACGAAGTCTTTCGAGAGCTCGAACGCCGTCCTGCTGACCGAGTACCGCGGTCTGACGGTTGCCCAGCTCAAGGAGCTGCGCAACAACATCCGTCAGGACGCGGAATACGCCGTGGTGAAGAACACGCTGACCAAGATCGCCGCGAACAACGCGGGGATCACGACGCTGGACGACGGCCTCAAGGGCCCGTCGGCTGTCGCGTTCGTGCACGGTGACTTCGTCGCCACCGCTAAGGCCATGCGTGACTTCGCCAAGGCCAACCCGCTTCTCGTGATCAAGGGCGGCGTCTTCGAGGGCAAGACCCTCGACGCCGACGAGGTCAACAAGTACGCCTCGCTGGAGAGCCGTGAGGTTCTGCTGGCAAAGGCAGCGGGCATGATGAAGGCGACGATGGGCAAGGCTGCTGCCACCATCGACGCGCTTCGCGAAAAGCTGGAGACCGCAGAGGCCGCGTAA
- a CDS encoding cupin domain-containing protein: protein MNADPSVLLAASAAEFATAYPIDAGRVRPHKILDGDGFKIRTLTMDAGAVMREHRAPVPILVQVISGRVLFRVGDSEYDLTAGGAIQVPAGILHELEAVDPAHVLLTLLG from the coding sequence ATGAACGCCGACCCGTCAGTGCTGCTCGCGGCCTCCGCCGCGGAGTTCGCCACCGCGTATCCGATCGATGCGGGACGCGTGCGTCCGCACAAGATCCTCGACGGCGACGGCTTCAAGATCCGGACCCTCACGATGGATGCCGGCGCCGTCATGCGGGAGCACCGCGCACCGGTGCCGATCCTGGTGCAGGTGATCTCGGGACGCGTCCTGTTCCGCGTCGGCGATTCGGAATACGACCTCACCGCGGGTGGCGCGATACAGGTGCCGGCCGGCATCCTGCATGAACTCGAAGCCGTCGACCCCGCACACGTGCTGCTGACCCTGCTGGGCTGA
- the rplL gene encoding 50S ribosomal protein L7/L12, which produces MAKLTTEELLEQFAGLTLVELSEFVKAFEEKFDVTAAAPVAVAGAAGGAGAAEAEEEKDSFDVILEAAGDKKIQVIKTVRELTSLGLGEAKAVVDGAPKAVLEGANKEAAEKAKEALEAAGATVTLK; this is translated from the coding sequence ATGGCGAAGCTCACCACTGAGGAGCTGCTGGAGCAGTTTGCTGGCCTTACCCTTGTCGAGCTCAGCGAGTTCGTGAAGGCGTTCGAGGAGAAGTTCGACGTCACCGCTGCCGCCCCCGTCGCCGTTGCCGGCGCTGCTGGTGGCGCAGGCGCTGCTGAGGCCGAAGAGGAGAAGGACTCGTTCGACGTCATCCTCGAGGCTGCTGGCGACAAGAAGATCCAGGTCATCAAGACCGTCCGCGAGCTCACCTCGCTGGGTCTCGGCGAGGCTAAGGCTGTCGTCGACGGTGCCCCGAAGGCTGTCCTCGAGGGCGCCAACAAGGAAGCCGCCGAGAAGGCGAAGGAGGCCCTCGAGGCCGCCGGCGCCACGGTCACCCTCAAGTAA
- a CDS encoding sugar ABC transporter permease codes for MSQTTVDNPGTREQTDLPATTHGVDEKGRRTTRVIVVIGFVLVAALFFLLIFSAPVEDPVRTTIGFSLNSFFVWLGGLHPLVQIPIVVAVFAAVVAVLLVLIEYAPRPGRGYFIMRLVACLFIPLLAFMLLKPYQNVLVYVVAIALLVGGLLFFADYRSRQGAGYLFQLMLFMAPASIMLLMGLIYPAIATFVKSFFDKTGEAFVGLENYVWVFTNPVGTASVVNTLIWALFAPTISVGIGLAYAVFIDRARGEKVLKVLVFMPVAISFVGAGIIWKFMYDYRQGDQIGLLNAIVTFFGGDPVNWLAVQPLVNTFMLLIVFIWTQTGFAMVILSAAIKGVPIEQMEAAELDGTNAWQRFRNVTVPGIRSSLIVVLTTITIASLKVYDIVAVMTGGRDETTVLGFEMVNQQQRFQSYGHSSALAVVLFIFVLPLIIYNAQSLRKQREIR; via the coding sequence ATGTCGCAGACGACAGTTGACAATCCTGGGACCAGAGAGCAGACCGACCTGCCGGCCACAACGCACGGTGTCGATGAGAAGGGGCGCAGGACCACGCGCGTCATCGTCGTCATCGGCTTCGTGCTGGTGGCGGCGCTGTTCTTCCTGCTCATCTTCTCGGCACCGGTGGAGGACCCGGTGCGCACCACCATCGGCTTCTCGCTGAACAGCTTCTTCGTGTGGCTGGGCGGGCTGCATCCCCTGGTGCAGATCCCCATCGTGGTGGCCGTCTTCGCCGCGGTGGTCGCGGTTCTGCTCGTGCTCATCGAGTACGCGCCCCGTCCGGGGCGCGGCTACTTCATCATGCGCCTGGTGGCATGCCTGTTCATTCCGCTACTGGCCTTCATGCTGCTCAAGCCGTACCAGAACGTGCTCGTCTACGTCGTCGCCATCGCACTGCTCGTCGGCGGGCTGCTGTTCTTCGCCGACTACCGCTCGCGCCAGGGCGCCGGATACCTGTTCCAGCTGATGCTTTTCATGGCGCCCGCATCGATCATGCTGCTGATGGGGCTGATCTACCCCGCCATCGCCACCTTCGTGAAGTCGTTCTTCGACAAGACGGGCGAGGCGTTCGTCGGCCTGGAGAACTACGTCTGGGTCTTCACGAACCCGGTCGGCACGGCGTCGGTCGTCAACACGCTCATCTGGGCTCTTTTCGCACCCACCATCTCGGTCGGCATCGGCCTCGCGTACGCCGTGTTCATCGACCGCGCGCGGGGTGAGAAGGTGCTGAAGGTGCTCGTGTTCATGCCCGTCGCGATCTCGTTCGTCGGCGCCGGCATCATCTGGAAGTTCATGTACGACTACCGGCAGGGCGACCAGATCGGTCTGCTGAACGCGATCGTCACGTTCTTCGGAGGCGACCCGGTCAACTGGCTCGCCGTGCAGCCGCTGGTGAACACCTTCATGCTGCTGATCGTGTTCATCTGGACCCAGACCGGATTCGCGATGGTCATCCTGTCCGCTGCCATCAAGGGCGTCCCCATCGAGCAGATGGAGGCCGCCGAGCTCGACGGCACGAACGCGTGGCAGCGGTTCCGGAACGTCACGGTTCCCGGCATCCGATCCTCGCTCATCGTCGTCCTCACGACGATCACCATCGCTTCGCTCAAGGTCTACGACATCGTCGCGGTGATGACCGGCGGGCGCGATGAGACCACCGTGCTCGGCTTCGAGATGGTCAATCAGCAGCAGCGCTTCCAGAGCTACGGGCACTCGTCGGCGCTCGCCGTGGTGCTGTTCATCTTCGTGCTGCCGCTGATCATCTACAACGCGCAATCGCTGCGCAAGCAGAGGGAGATCCGCTGA
- a CDS encoding rhodanese-related sulfurtransferase has product MPTPKIVLFYAFAPLADPHAIRLWQRDLGEALKLRGRILISEHGINGTLGGDLPAVKKWLRRFRDYPAFKNADIKWSEGTGVDADGYSTDFPKLSVKVRDEIVSFGAPGELEVDEHGVIGGGAKLSPEQLHELMAQRGDEVVFFDGRNALEAEIGRFKNAIVPDTDTTRDFVGLLDDGTFDHLKGKPVVTYCTGGIRCEVLSSLMVSRGFGEVYQLDGGIARYGEQYGDDGLWEGSLYVFDKRGSMDFSDHAAVIGECAGCGAATKRTANCPDASCRRQFVVCETCDTIPCEEHAAPEATAS; this is encoded by the coding sequence GTGCCCACCCCGAAGATCGTCTTGTTCTACGCGTTCGCGCCGCTGGCCGACCCCCACGCGATCCGGCTGTGGCAGCGAGACCTCGGCGAAGCGCTGAAGCTGCGCGGGCGCATCCTCATCTCGGAGCACGGCATCAACGGCACGCTCGGCGGTGACCTGCCTGCCGTGAAGAAATGGCTGCGCCGGTTCCGCGACTACCCGGCGTTCAAGAACGCCGACATCAAGTGGAGCGAGGGCACCGGCGTCGACGCCGACGGCTACAGCACCGACTTCCCCAAACTCAGCGTGAAGGTGCGCGACGAGATCGTGTCGTTCGGCGCTCCCGGTGAGCTCGAGGTCGACGAGCACGGCGTCATCGGCGGCGGAGCGAAGCTCAGCCCTGAGCAGCTGCACGAGCTGATGGCGCAGCGCGGCGACGAGGTCGTCTTCTTCGACGGCCGCAATGCGCTCGAAGCGGAGATCGGCCGGTTCAAGAACGCGATCGTTCCAGACACCGACACCACGCGCGACTTCGTCGGGCTGCTCGACGACGGCACCTTCGACCACCTCAAGGGCAAGCCCGTCGTGACCTACTGCACCGGCGGCATCCGCTGCGAGGTGCTGTCGAGCCTGATGGTCTCGCGCGGCTTCGGAGAGGTCTACCAGCTCGATGGCGGCATCGCCCGCTACGGCGAGCAGTACGGCGACGACGGGCTGTGGGAGGGATCGCTGTACGTCTTCGACAAGCGCGGCTCGATGGACTTCTCGGATCACGCCGCCGTCATCGGCGAGTGCGCCGGGTGCGGGGCCGCCACCAAGCGCACCGCGAACTGCCCCGATGCCTCATGCCGTCGACAGTTCGTGGTGTGCGAGACGTGCGACACCATCCCGTGCGAAGAGCACGCGGCGCCTGAGGCTACCGCCTCCTGA
- a CDS encoding LacI family DNA-binding transcriptional regulator: MSTIADVAARAGVSKATASRALSGGGYVAAETRERVRAAAEELAYVAHSSAMSLATGRSLSVGVIMPALDRWFFAELLSGIQDELLTSGHDLLLYGIQEGSAERAHLFQEVLPRRRLDGIIAVGIQPSARELERLMLVDSPLVSVGAYSEGTSAVSIDDEAAGRMATEHLIDLGHRDIAFLGGRSDAATHAFGDELRLEGYRTAMVAAGLESSIRHADGEPTMPGGYEAGVRMLADRRYRPTAVVAVCDEAAIGGIIAARRMGLSLPTELSVVGIDDHAHADMFSLTTVRQLPREQGRAAVRLLRGRMDAPHAETVQRVLPSELIVRSSTTVPH, translated from the coding sequence ATGAGCACGATCGCCGACGTCGCCGCGCGCGCCGGAGTGTCCAAAGCGACGGCCAGTCGCGCCCTCAGCGGTGGCGGCTACGTGGCTGCCGAGACGCGCGAACGGGTGCGCGCCGCCGCCGAGGAACTGGCCTACGTGGCGCATTCCTCGGCTATGAGCCTGGCCACCGGACGCTCCTTGTCGGTCGGCGTGATCATGCCCGCCCTGGACCGGTGGTTCTTCGCCGAGCTGCTCAGCGGCATCCAGGACGAACTGCTCACCTCCGGCCATGATCTTCTGCTCTACGGCATTCAGGAGGGGTCGGCAGAGCGCGCGCACCTTTTCCAGGAGGTGCTTCCGCGGCGCCGCCTCGACGGGATCATCGCCGTCGGCATCCAACCCAGCGCACGTGAGCTGGAGCGACTCATGCTCGTCGACTCGCCGCTGGTCAGCGTCGGCGCGTACAGCGAGGGCACCAGCGCCGTCTCCATCGACGACGAGGCCGCGGGACGGATGGCGACGGAGCATCTGATCGATCTCGGCCACCGCGACATCGCCTTCCTCGGCGGACGATCGGATGCTGCCACGCACGCCTTCGGAGATGAGCTGCGCCTCGAGGGCTACCGAACCGCGATGGTCGCGGCCGGCCTGGAATCCAGCATCCGACATGCCGACGGCGAGCCGACGATGCCAGGCGGCTACGAGGCCGGCGTGCGGATGCTCGCGGATCGTCGCTACCGGCCGACCGCGGTCGTGGCGGTGTGCGACGAGGCCGCGATCGGCGGGATCATCGCTGCGCGCCGCATGGGACTCTCGCTGCCGACCGAGCTCAGCGTCGTCGGCATCGACGACCATGCTCACGCCGACATGTTCTCCCTGACCACGGTGCGCCAGCTGCCGCGGGAACAGGGCCGTGCTGCCGTGCGGCTGCTGCGCGGACGGATGGATGCCCCGCACGCTGAAACCGTGCAGCGCGTGCTGCCCTCCGAGCTGATCGTGCGCTCATCGACCACGGTTCCGCATTAG